The genomic region GTTTCGGATCCGATTGAATCCAAAGATAAAGTTCCTGTTCGAAGGGAGATAACATACGATCCGGATTTTTTGATTCTATAGTTGAGGACTCAATAAATTGTCAAAAAAAATCCAAGTCAAATTAAAATTCAAGTGTGAGAGGGAGGAATTCGGAAAAGAGAATATAAACCGATTCTACGAGTTTCATCACTTGACTGAATCCCAAGAAAATTAGGTCATGAACCGTTGCGGCCATTTCTTTTGATTCCCTTTTGTTGCTTTTATGGCAAAATAGGGAAGGTTTTTTTAATGCCGATTTATAAAGAAAAAGCGATCTTTTTTAAAAGGAAATGAAAGCGGTTTTCAAAAGAAGAATATTCAAAAAATTGAATTTACTTCGTTCAACCGAGGAAAAGTTGTTCGGACAGAAAGAATTTAGAGTCTCGTTGCGGAAGCGATTCGACAGAGGAAATCCCGTTTGAAGATACCCAATTTTTTAAGGATACCGGTTTTTTCGGATGCTGAAAAGGATTTTTCCGTCCGTTTGTTGTACGGAATCATGTTGGCCTGTTTGGCGGTCGCCTTGGGGTATCGGATCTTACATCCGATTTTAGCGGAAAAACCGAAGGCGATTTACGTCGCACCGTTTTTGATCAGCGTCGCGGTTGTGATCTGTCACATGATCGCAAAAAGCGGAAGAATTCTTTTGGCGTCTCATGTTCTCGTCGGAATCGAATGGGTCGCCGCGTTTTCTCTGATGCTTCGCGAAGGTGCGACTCAAACCATCGTCTTTCCTTTCTGTATCATTTTAATCCTCAGTTCCGCGTTGCTTTTGGGAATGAGGGCAGCGTATATTTATACTTCCTTATCGATCTTCTTCGGAATCGCGATCACCTATCTCGTACAAAACGGAACGATCACGCCGCCTGAATCGTCCGGAGGTCCTTGGTCCGCTTTGCTCGGAGAAATTTCCGCGTTTATACTCGTCGGGATTTTGATGCGTTATACTCTCGGCGGTTTCAAAAAGATAAAATCCGAATCCTCCGAAATTCAACGTTATGCGAAATTGGGAGGATGGAGTTTGAACACTCGAAATCTCGAACTCATTCTCACCAAGGAATATCAATATCTTCTCGGATACGAAGACGCGAAAGAATCCAAATCCTTGCCCTTGTCCGCTTATATGAACACGTATGTCGCGACCGAAGAGGATAAAACGAGAATTCTCTCCGCGCTTTCCGAAAGTCTGAAAAAAAAGGACGAGCCCGATTTTTCCGTGGAGTTGACGTATCAAATCCGAAGGAGGGACGGGAAGAATCGATTCTTGTCCGTTCAGGGAAAATTTAGGGATTCCATCGTGGCCTTCGGAACCGCGCAGGACATCACGGAACGTTATCTTGCAGAAGAAGCTTTGAAGCCGACTCAGGAAATTTATTCCAAGGTGTTTACTCTGAGTCCGATCGCGACTTCGATCTCTTCCGTGGAAGACGGAAGATACTTGGAAGTCAACGACAGCTTTTTAAAACTCTTCGGATATACGAGAGAGGAAACGATCGGAAGGACGAGTTTGGAACTCAACATTTGGCCGGATCCTCAAGAAAGAAAAAAATATTTGGAGAAGATGTATCAACACGGAATCGTCGTGGATCAGGAAGTGATTCTTCAAGGTAAAAACGGAAAAGTGGTTCACTCCGAATGTTACAGCACCTTCGCAGAGATCAACGGGAAACTCTGCGCGATCAATCTCGTAAAGGACCTCTCCGAAAAAAAGGAAGCCGAAGCGCTTCGAACCTTAAACAAGGAAATCGTGGATCAGAACGAACTGATCGAAAAACAAAAACAGGAACTTGAGGAAATTCTAAAGGACTTAAAAAAGACCCAGAACCAATTGATCGTTTCCGAAAAGATGGCCGCCTTAGGACAGTTAGTCGCCGGGATCGCGCACGAAATCAACAACCCGATCGGGGTCATCAAGGCCGCGAACGATTCCATACAGAATTATTTCGACAGTTCCACGGATAGAATGACCCAAGCCTCGGAGATTCTCCGCGGATTGAAAGAGGAATTGTTAAACGAACTCTATACGTTTTTAAAGAAGGGAAAAAAAGATCGGGAAATCCTTTCGCCCAAGGAAGTCCGAAACCGCATCAAAGAACTCGAAGGAAAACTAAAGGACAGGGGCTTTGAGAATTCTCATTCGATCGCGCAGGATTTGGTCGAGGTTGGGTTGGATTCTTCCCTGGACGAATTTCCGAATCTCTTCGGCGATAAGAACGCGCAGGGATTGCTTCATTTTGCGCTCGAAGAAATACAAGCGTCCAAAAGTTCCAAGCTGATCGATATGTCCGTAAACAGGACTTCCAAGATCGTGTTCGCTTTGCGTAAGTTTTCGCATTTCGGATCGGAAGGAATCAAAACCTCCGTGGTCATTCAGGAGGGAATCGAAACCGTTCTTACGATCTATCAGAATCAATTGAAAGTCGGGGTCGAAATCCGAAAATCCTACGGAGACGTTCCGCCAATTCAAGGTTATGCGGACGATCTCATCAACGTTTGGACGAACCTGATCTACAACGCGGCTCAGGCGATGTCCTTTAAGGGAACTCTCACCATTCGAATATATAAAGCGAGGGAAAACGAAATCGAGGTGTCCATTTCCGATACGGGACCGGGAATTCCGGCGGACGCGACGGAAAGAATCTTCGAACCTTTTTTTACCACAAAGGCGCCCGGAGAAGGTTCGGGACTCGGTTTGGACATCGCAAGGAGAATCATAGAATCCCACAACGGAACGATCCGATTTGAAACCTCTTCCAAGGGAACTACCTTCTTCGTCCGTCTTCCGATCGAGGATACGAATTCGAATTCAAAGAATCAGGAACGTTAGACGATCTTTGAAAGGATTTCGGTTTAACGAATCAAGGTCTTATCGTTCGAGAACATTCGATTCTTATCGCGAACAATGGCCAGAATATCGTCGATCGCAAACAGATCCCGGGAGCCCCGTTTCATTTCAAAAGGGGCTTCGTAAAGAAGTCCCAAGAACTCGACCGGGTTTTGTTTCGTAAAAACGATATCGTCTTGTCTGATTTTACGGATCACGTTGAGTCTGATTTTTTTCCAACCTTCGAAACTCAGATGAGTGATTAGAATTTTCTTAACTTCTAAAGTGGAATCCCGAACCAAAACGTATAAAGACGCGCCCGAACCGGAAGAATAGATATGAAACTGAAACTCCTGCACGAATCCTTTCGTCTTCCAGGATTGTTCCCAAAGAATTTCAAAGGATTGATTCTTTTCCGCGGGAACTTCCAAGAGAAGACTTTTGGAAGAATTTCTTTCCGGGCTGAGCAACAGAGAAGAAGTTCTTATGTCCGGAAAATATTCTTCGGGAAGACGGGTCTTGAGATTTTTAGAACTCCATTCTTTCGTTTCGAAATCTTCCACGATCACTTGTTTCCAAATTTCAGCGGAAGATTTTTCTTCGGCGACAAGTGGATTGGACAATTTACATAAAAACAGGAACACAAGAAGAAGCCGATTTCGTTTCCCGGTAAAAGGAATGCGGAGGAAGGATTTTTTTTTCATAGAATCGGTTGACACGCTTCTTCCAAAGGTTTCCACTATCCGAATTATCGTCAAAAAACTAATAAACCTAATTCATAGGAGTGCAAAATGAAGGGTTCTTCTCTCGTAAGACTCGCAATCGCTTTTTTAATGTCCGTTTCAGTTTCGCTGGTAGCTCAGGAAGATCTGGACGAAAGCTCTGCCCCGCAGGCAAATACTCAAGGACAATCCGGAAGCTCCACACCCGCAAAAACAACCGCTAAGAATTCCGGAGCCACTCCGGCGGACGAAGCAAAGAATGCGGACCTTTATGTGAACTCCAAAAGTTCTTTTGAAATTTCCGCAAAGGACGATTCCAGCACGGTGGATTACATCGAGTACAAAATCGGCGAAGCGGACTACGCAAAATATACTTCTCCGATCACCATTCTTAAGGAAGGCGTAAACCGTCTTACTTACAGAGCCGTGGATAAGGCCGGAAACAAAGAGCCCGCAAAAGCTCTCGTAGTCGTAGTGGATAACACCGCACCGACCGTTAAAATCGCTCCGAGCGAAATTCTTTACAATCTCGAAGGATACAACTTCGGATCTAAGAACGTAACTTATACCATCGCCGCAACCGACGCTCTTTCGGGAGTAAAAGAAGTAAAATACTCCATCAACGGCGGAGATTTGAGACCGTACGACAATCAGCCGATCAAATTGGAAAAGGCTGGCGTGAACCTGATTAAGTATTCCGCTGTGGACAACTCCGGAAATTCTTCTTCGGAAGCGATCTTAGTCGTAACTCTGGACGACGCGAAACCGGAAGTTGAAATCCAAGGAAATACTCCTTTGGTAATCATCGACGGAAAAACGTATTCCAGAAAAGGAAACTCTTTCACGATCAAAGCCGTGGACGGACAATCCGGAATCAAAAGAATTCTGATTAAAGTGGACAACGCTCCGGACTTCGTTCCTTACGCGGAACCGATCACGATCGACGCTCAAGGCGAACACACGATCGAAGCGAAAGCGATCGACAACGTAGGAAACGAAAGCGAAACGAAAAGAGTGAGCTTTTCAGTGGACGTAAACCCACCTACAACACAAATTCGTAAAGTAGAAGCAGGGTCCAACGGAAGCAAGCCCGTAGAAGCGGCTCCCGCACCGGCTCCAACCAATACGAAACCGGCTCAGCCGACAAACCCTCCTAAGAGATAAGAATCAAAAAATTTCACAGGATAAAAAGCCCGGACTTCCGGGCTTTTTTTATGTCTTCGCGACGTTTTCAAGAACCGTAAGAGGTATGAAACTTCGGAAACTTTTGGATTTATTCTTACCCTCCACCTGCGAATTCTGCGGAAGATACGATTTCTTTTCCTCCAAGATCGGAGTTTGTAAATCTTGTCATCGTGAAAATTCGGAAACGCCGATCCGTCTCGAACGTTTATGCAGGATTTGTAAAGAACCTTCAAGCGGGGGAGAATGCGTCTTCTGTTCTTCCAGAAACGTATTTTTCGACGAGATGAAATTCTTAAAAAGCAGAACTCCGTTTCTTGCAAAGGCGATCAATCGAATCAAACACGGATCGGTTTATATGCTATCGATCTATCTTTCGTTGGGTCTAAAAAAAGAATTAAGATCCTGGAAGAATCTGAACTTCTCCGGAATTCTTCTGATGCCTTCCACAAAAACGAAATGGTATCAACGGAAAAAAAGAAGGCCTTTCGAATCCTGCGACTTCGCATTAAAAAGAATTCTAAACATTCTTTCCGCTCCGTTGATCGCTCCGATCGAAAAGATCAGCGGTGAAAAACAAGCGGGTAAAAGTTTTGCGGATCGTTTCGTTCACGCAAGACTTGCATTTCGAATTCAAGAAGAGTATAAAGAGAAGTTAAAGGGAAACTATCTCGTGATAGACGACGTGTTTACGACGGGAGCTTCGGCGAACGAACTCGCGAGAATTTTAATCCGAAATGGGGCGGATGGCGTTCGAATTTTGACCCTGATCCGAACGGAAGGCCGGGAATTTGAAATGAAAAAAGACGTTACAAATGTTTAGCTGTTTGTAAATTGACTTCAACCGGATATGGAACCGCGCAAAATCATTCATGTGGATATGGATGCGTTTTATGCTTCCGTGGAACAAAGAGACTTTCCCGAATACAAGGGAAAACCTTTGATCGTGGGCGGTCCTCCGAACAGCAGATCCGTGGTGGCCGCGGCTTCGTATGAGGCCCGGAAATTCGGAATTCGATCCGCGATGCCTTGTTCTCGAGCCGCACAACTCGCGCCACAAGCGATTTTCGTATTTCCCAGATTTACGGTGTATAAGGAAGTTTCTCGTCAGATCCGGGAGATTTTTTTGGAATACACGGACCGCGTGGAAATGCTTTCCTTGGACGAAGGTTATCTGGATGTTACATTCAATAAAAAGAATATTCCATTTGCCGTAACGATCGCCAAAGAAATCCGCGCGGAAATTCTCAAACGCACCCAGCTGACCGCTTCGGTGGGAGTGGGGAATTCCAAATTCATCGCCAAACTCGCTTCCGAAAAAAACAAACCGAACGGACTTACTGTGGTTCTACCCGACGACGTGATTTCGTTTATCGACCCTTTGCCCGTAAGTAGTTTTCACGGAGTGGGCAAGGTCACCGCTCAAAAGATGGAAGAACTCGGAATCCGCACGGGAAAAGATCTGCGCGCCAAGAACATAGACGAATTGATCTCTCATTTCGGTAAGATGGGAATCTACTACTACAAGATCTCCCGAGGAGAAGACGATCGGGAAGTTCAGTCGTCGAGAGAAAGAAAATCTCTCGGAGCAGAAACGACTTTCGAACAGGATAAGGTGGATCGAGAGGACTTGTTGTATCAACTTCGGGAAGTCGCCGTCGAAGTGGAAGATCGTCTTAAAAAAAGGGATTTTGCGGGTAGAACTCTCACATTAAAGATCAAGTTTCACGATTTCAGTCAGAAAACGAGATCGAGGACTTTAAACGATCCCATCTTTGACGCGAACGAACTGTTTCAAACCGCTTCCGAACTGTTCGAGGAGTTTTTCGAAACCAAAGACGACAGGATCGTCGCCGTCAAGGCGATCCGTCTTTTGGGGATCAGTCTTTCTCATCCCAATCCGATGGACGAAGAACCGAGTTTGTTTCCAAATTTATAATATTCTAAATTATCTTTTGATGCCGATTCCGACCGAAAAGGACGGTTCCTGAAAGTGATAGGACTTCGCATTTCCGATCAAATCCGTTTTGCGATATTGAACCGCGGCGTTCACGAAATAAGAATCCGATTCCCATTGAATCCCGGTGCCAGCCCAAACCGCGGTTTGCGTCAAGGTCCCCGAATAAATTCCTCCGTCGTAACTACGGCCGATTCCAATTCCAGCTTGAAAAAACCAAAAAAGAGAATCCATAAGAGAAACGTAATATTTGATTCCGGGTAAAACGGACAAAGTGCCGATCGTAAACGCGTCGCTTCCTCGTTTGCCGCTTTTATATCCTCCGAAATGGGAATCGAACAGAATCGAGATCGTCGAAAGCCCAGCAAGGTTTTGATATTCCGGTAAAGCGTTCAAAGTCGCGTTCGCAAAAATGCCCGTAACAGGAGAAATTCCCCGGTTCGGAAACGAAAAGGAATTCTGTTCGAGCCCGAGCGTAAATCCTAGATTTTTGTTCCTGCGATATTCGCCGTTCAACGATAAGGTTCTTACTCTTATGGAATAATTTCTTTCCAAATACGGATCTATGTAGATTGTCGTTGCGACGATATCGATCGCGTTATAACCGCGGTTGAAACTCATTCCTTCGACGATATGGGAGTTCCATTCTCCCGCGTTCAAAGAATAGTAGAATTTCTTAATGTTGTTTTGTTTTTCCGGTTCGGTCGTTTTGGGTTCGGGTTGTATTTCCGGTTTTTTGATTTCGGCAAGTAGAATCTTTTCTACGAGAGTTAGGTCGAACTTTTCCACGTTGCCGTTTACGTCCTCGACCAAAACGTGATCTTCTCGAAGCGAGGTTTTGACGTTTTCGATCGTTCTTCCGTCCTTTAAAAGTACCGTGTTCCCGAAAAGACCGGAGGAAAAGAATACGGTTAGGACCGCCGCGAGGGGCGCCACTCGGATTCCAATCCGGGCGCGGCCGGGCCGAACGAAAAAGAATTCTCGGACCGGAAAACGAAACGAAAGAATCGAATTCATCTTTTTCAAAACGAAATCGACTCTATGTCAGAGGATTTTAAGATTCTTTTTTTGCCGTTTTCTTCCAAAACGTATTGGTTCTCGTATTGAATCACGTTCCCTTTGAGAACGGTTCCGTCCTTTAAAGTGATCGTCTTGATTCCCAATCGGATCGGTTCCTCTTTGGGGATCGAAGTTTTGTTTTCGCGCGGTTTCGACGAATTCTCCGCTTTTGAAGTTTCCGCTTTGGGAACGTTCGGTTTCGGAGTTACGCTTTCGTCCGCCGCTTTCGGAAATTCCAACGAAGTCGAATCTCCGAACTTTTCGGAAATACTTTCCAAAAT from Leptospira kmetyi serovar Malaysia str. Bejo-Iso9 harbors:
- a CDS encoding PAS domain-containing sensor histidine kinase, which codes for MPVFSDAEKDFSVRLLYGIMLACLAVALGYRILHPILAEKPKAIYVAPFLISVAVVICHMIAKSGRILLASHVLVGIEWVAAFSLMLREGATQTIVFPFCIILILSSALLLGMRAAYIYTSLSIFFGIAITYLVQNGTITPPESSGGPWSALLGEISAFILVGILMRYTLGGFKKIKSESSEIQRYAKLGGWSLNTRNLELILTKEYQYLLGYEDAKESKSLPLSAYMNTYVATEEDKTRILSALSESLKKKDEPDFSVELTYQIRRRDGKNRFLSVQGKFRDSIVAFGTAQDITERYLAEEALKPTQEIYSKVFTLSPIATSISSVEDGRYLEVNDSFLKLFGYTREETIGRTSLELNIWPDPQERKKYLEKMYQHGIVVDQEVILQGKNGKVVHSECYSTFAEINGKLCAINLVKDLSEKKEAEALRTLNKEIVDQNELIEKQKQELEEILKDLKKTQNQLIVSEKMAALGQLVAGIAHEINNPIGVIKAANDSIQNYFDSSTDRMTQASEILRGLKEELLNELYTFLKKGKKDREILSPKEVRNRIKELEGKLKDRGFENSHSIAQDLVEVGLDSSLDEFPNLFGDKNAQGLLHFALEEIQASKSSKLIDMSVNRTSKIVFALRKFSHFGSEGIKTSVVIQEGIETVLTIYQNQLKVGVEIRKSYGDVPPIQGYADDLINVWTNLIYNAAQAMSFKGTLTIRIYKARENEIEVSISDTGPGIPADATERIFEPFFTTKAPGEGSGLGLDIARRIIESHNGTIRFETSSKGTTFFVRLPIEDTNSNSKNQER
- a CDS encoding flagellar filament outer layer protein FlaA, yielding MKKKSFLRIPFTGKRNRLLLVFLFLCKLSNPLVAEEKSSAEIWKQVIVEDFETKEWSSKNLKTRLPEEYFPDIRTSSLLLSPERNSSKSLLLEVPAEKNQSFEILWEQSWKTKGFVQEFQFHIYSSGSGASLYVLVRDSTLEVKKILITHLSFEGWKKIRLNVIRKIRQDDIVFTKQNPVEFLGLLYEAPFEMKRGSRDLFAIDDILAIVRDKNRMFSNDKTLIR
- the ompL47 gene encoding multi-beta-barrel domain surface protein OmpL47; translated protein: MKGSSLVRLAIAFLMSVSVSLVAQEDLDESSAPQANTQGQSGSSTPAKTTAKNSGATPADEAKNADLYVNSKSSFEISAKDDSSTVDYIEYKIGEADYAKYTSPITILKEGVNRLTYRAVDKAGNKEPAKALVVVVDNTAPTVKIAPSEILYNLEGYNFGSKNVTYTIAATDALSGVKEVKYSINGGDLRPYDNQPIKLEKAGVNLIKYSAVDNSGNSSSEAILVVTLDDAKPEVEIQGNTPLVIIDGKTYSRKGNSFTIKAVDGQSGIKRILIKVDNAPDFVPYAEPITIDAQGEHTIEAKAIDNVGNESETKRVSFSVDVNPPTTQIRKVEAGSNGSKPVEAAPAPAPTNTKPAQPTNPPKR
- a CDS encoding ComF family protein yields the protein MKLRKLLDLFLPSTCEFCGRYDFFSSKIGVCKSCHRENSETPIRLERLCRICKEPSSGGECVFCSSRNVFFDEMKFLKSRTPFLAKAINRIKHGSVYMLSIYLSLGLKKELRSWKNLNFSGILLMPSTKTKWYQRKKRRPFESCDFALKRILNILSAPLIAPIEKISGEKQAGKSFADRFVHARLAFRIQEEYKEKLKGNYLVIDDVFTTGASANELARILIRNGADGVRILTLIRTEGREFEMKKDVTNV
- the dinB gene encoding DNA polymerase IV translates to MEPRKIIHVDMDAFYASVEQRDFPEYKGKPLIVGGPPNSRSVVAAASYEARKFGIRSAMPCSRAAQLAPQAIFVFPRFTVYKEVSRQIREIFLEYTDRVEMLSLDEGYLDVTFNKKNIPFAVTIAKEIRAEILKRTQLTASVGVGNSKFIAKLASEKNKPNGLTVVLPDDVISFIDPLPVSSFHGVGKVTAQKMEELGIRTGKDLRAKNIDELISHFGKMGIYYYKISRGEDDREVQSSRERKSLGAETTFEQDKVDREDLLYQLREVAVEVEDRLKKRDFAGRTLTLKIKFHDFSQKTRSRTLNDPIFDANELFQTASELFEEFFETKDDRIVAVKAIRLLGISLSHPNPMDEEPSLFPNL